The Pyxidicoccus sp. MSG2 DNA segment CTCACTGGTGTTGCTGCGCGCCGCGGAAGGCCCTCCGGGACAGGAGGAGGACCTCGGGTGGCGCGGGCTCGCGCGGAGTGGGGTGGAGGTGTACGAGGTGCCGGGCGACCACTTCAGCCTCGTGGCCATGCCGCACGTGGAGCACCTCGCCGCGCGGCTGCGGGCCCTGCTGACTCGGGCCCGCTCGGGAGCTTCGCTGCAGAAGGCAGGGTAGCCGGGCCTCGCCCTCGCGAGGCCCGGGCCCTACTCCGCCGCTCTTCCCACCAGCAGCGCGCCCGGCACCGGTGCCGGCGCGCCAGGCCTCAACAGCTTGCGGGCCGGGCGCTCGACGAGCTGGAAGAGGCCCACCGCGGCGACGAGGGTGCCCGCCATGGATGCGTACGGCCACCACGCGGCCAGCTCTCCGCCGCTGCGCTTGTACATCACCAGCAGCACGCACGGCAGCCAGTGAATCATGTACAGCGAGTAGCTCGCCTCCCCCATGAACACCATCCAGCGGTGCTCCAGCAGCCTGCTCACGAAGCTACGACGGGAGGCCAGCAGCAGTATCAACAGCCCGCACACCGGCGTGTAGAGCACGTACCACCGGAAGATCTGCAGCACTCCGGCGAGGAATCCCCGGGGCGACGGCAGCGCCAGCAGCAGCGCCACCAGCGCCACCAGGACCAGGGCCCACGTGTGCGCCTTCGCCTGCGTCAGCACCGCGGTCAGCCGGGGGGACACTCCCTGCCGCTGGTGGTGCAGGAAGAACGTTCCGAGCACGCAGCCCAGGAAGAACTCCCACACCCGCAGCAGCGGCGACATGTAGACGACGTGGTAGATGCGGCTCTCCATCCCCTTGCCGGGGGGGCTGAGGAGGAAGATCACCAGCGCGGTGGCGATCACCGCCACCACCTGGATGGCGAAGAGCACGGCGGCCGCCCGCGCCATGCTCCTCACGTCGTTCAGACGTGCCAGCACGTACCGCGCGAAGAAGGGCAACAGGAGATAGAAGAACAGCTCCGCCCCGATGCTCCAGGAGGGCCCGTTCCAGATGTGCGAGAGCCGGTGGGGGATGAAGACCTGGACCAGCAGCAGGTTGGACAGCCAGGAGCCAGCGACCTGCGCCTGGGTGACCTCCATGGCCAGGTCGCGCGCCATCAGCGCCGGGTACGCGTCCAGCAGGTAGAGGGTGATGGGCGTCACCAGCGCCAGGGTGGCCAGGTGGACCGGGAAGACGCGCCCCAGGCGCATCCGCATGAAGTCGCGCCACCGCAGCTGCCCGGATGCGAGAGTGTCGCGGTAGTTATAGGCGAGGAGGAAACCGCTCAGCATGAAGAAGCAGTTGACGGCGGCCGAGCCCTGCGCCAGCAGCGTCTTCAGCAGGGGCGGGACGGCAATGAGCGGAAGGTAGTGGCACGCCAGGACGATGAGGGACATCACGAAGCGCAGTCCACTGAGCGCCTGAATCGGGGGAGTCTTGTCGAGCGTGGCTGCGGGCATGGCCATCCTCAGGACTCCAGGAGCAGCTCGGTGGGGCCGTGGAGCCGTTCTGCGGTGAGGCCTCGGGCCCGGGCCTCGGTGAGCAATCGCTCCGACTCCTTCATGCGCGGAGCCTCGGGAGGACTGGCCGGCCCGATGATGTGCTCCATCCAGGGCTCCAGCCCCATGGCGTAGTTGTAGAGCCGCGTGGAGCCCAGCAGCTCGAGGATGCGCAGGCCCTCGCCCGTGTTGCTGCCACGGCAGCGCCGGTTCTTCTCCAGCTTGCGGTCGCGCTTCTTGGGGAAGAGCGCCTCGAGCGTCCAGGTGTGCGGGGCGCCTTCGATTTCGGTGTTCATGAAGACCGTCTGGACGGGGCCGAGGTTCTGGCGCATGTGCCGGTAGACGGCGTCATCCACGCACATGGAGTCGGCGGCGAAGAGGAGCTGCTGCTTGCCGGTGCGCACCACGTACGAGGACTTGGCGTGGCCGATGTCACCGTGCTCGCCGAGGAAGGGCACGGCGATGAGCTCGCCGTCCGGCAGGGGGATGGACTCGTAGGTGTCCAGCTCCAGGACGTTCTGGAACCCCAGCGAGCGGGCCAGCAGCTTGGGGGAGTAGTCACCGACCAGGAAGCCATTGCAGCGCGGCACCACCAGGTGGCCGATGCGGTGGCGCAGCCGCAGCAGCGTGTCGATGGCGAGGTGGTCCGGGTGGCTGTGCGTGATGAGCGCGTAGTCGATGCGCGGCGGCAGCTCGTGGAAGGTGAGCCGCGGCATGCCTCCGCCGCTCGGCTTCGCGCTGACGACCGGGTCCACGAGGATGGTGATGCCCTTCCACTCCACCAGGGCGCAGGCGTGCCCCAGGTAGCGCACGCGCGGCCCCGGGCCCTCCCACGGCGTGTACCGCGAGGGCGGCGCCTCGGTGAGCAGCGGCAGCAACTGCTCGTCAGAGGTGACGGCCTGGCCCAGCACATCGCGCAGGTAGCCGAGCGGCCGGGGCGACAGGTCCGTCTCGAAGAGGCGGCTGACACGCTCCTCGGAGAAGGGCACCGCCCAGTCAATCTGCCCGGGCTCCATCAGGTAGGGCGTCGTGAAGAGGTGGGGGCGGCTGGAGTCCGACGCCAGCGGGAGCAGGCGCAGCGATTGGAGCTGCGGCTTGTGGTAGGCGCTGCGGTACAGCGCTCCCTCCATCACCCGGACGAAGGGCCGGTTGATGTAGTCGTACGAGAGCTCGACCAGTCCGCGCAGCGGCTCGGGCAGCTTCTCGTAGAGGGGCTCGAGTGACTGGCCCTTCGCTTCATCCACCAGCCAGCCCTGGAACTCCTCGAGGGCCTCGGCCAGCCGTGCCCGGTCGGCCTGGGCCTCCTGCATCTGCTGCAGCAGGGCCTTCACCTCGCCCGCTCGCTCCGGGGCGATGCCGACGAAGGTGCCGCCGCTGAGGGCCTGGTCCTTCGCCGCCCGCGCGTGGAAGTCGGGCGTCTGGAGGTAGGCCTTGAGCAGTGGCACCTGGGACTTGTGCACGTGCAGGCTGGCCGGAATGGGGGCCACATTCATCCACCACGCAGTCCAGCTCTGAACGAGTGGTGCGACGCAGGTGTGATCAGCCAATCGATAGGTGGACTCGGACATAGCGGGTGTCGGCGGGTGGAGTGGGGCTGCTCTTGGGTTGGGGTGCTTCAGCTGGACTGTGGGAAATGGGGACGTCTCACGACGCGAGCTGCCGTGCTCCCGCGGGAGCCGGCTCCGTCTGGGGCCGCAGCTTGCCGGAGTCGAGGTGCAGGAGCCGGTCCGCGACGTGGAAGTAGCGGTCGTCATGGCTGATGACCAGCACCGTCTTGCCCGCGCGTTTCATCTCGGGAAGGAGCTCTTCGTAGAAGACCGTCTTGAAGATGGGGTCCTGGTCCGCGCCCCACTCGTCGAAGACGTAGATGGGGCGGTCCTCCAGCCAGGCGGTGAGCAGCGCCAGTCGCTTGCGCTGGCCCTGGGACAGCTCGGTGGTGGAGAGGGAGCCGTCGTCGCCGAGCTGCACCTTGTGGTTCAGGTGGAGCCGCTCGAGGTACTGCCGGGCCCTGGGGACCAGGCCGGCGGGCGCGAGTCCCAGCAGGGAGTCGAAGAGGTAGTAGTCGGAGAACACCGTCGAGAAGCACTGGCGGTGCTCCTCACGGTTGTCCACCGTGATGGGGACACCATCGAGCCGAACCTCGCCGGACTCCGGTGAGTAGAGCCCGGTGACCAGCTTGGCGAGCGTCGTCTTGCCGCTGCCATTGCCTCCCACCAGGAAGACGAGCTCGCCCTTCTCCAACGTCAGGGAGATGGGCCCCAGGGTGAAGCTGCTGTCCTCGCGCTCCCGGTGGTACGAGTGGGTGACGCCGCGCAGCTCCAGGCGGGTGAAGGAGGCCCTCGGCGCGGGGAGGGCGCGAGCGGACTCCGACAGGCCCTCGACCAGGCCGGAGAGCTGCTCCACCTTGCGCAGGGCCACCTGGCCGCGGCTCAGGAAGGGGATGTTGGTCATGAGTGCATCCAGGGGCTGTTGCAGGTACAGCACGGTGAGGGTGTAGCTCACCAGCAGACCCGCGCCGCCCTGCTCCCCGTAATTGGGAAGGACGAAGAGCATCAGCCCGATGAAGGCGAAGAACAGGAACATCCCCCAGCTGCTCGCGGCGGAGAAGAGGCTGAAGCCCAGGACGTTGAGCCGCCGCAGCTCGCTGGTGAGCCCCGTGAGGTTCTTGTCCAGGAAGGCCTCGCGCCGGCCCGGGTGCAGCTTGAGCTCCTTGATGCCGTGGATGATGGCCTCGAAGAGCTTGTACAGCCCGTCCTGCTTGTCCCGGGAGGCGCGGATGTATTTGAGCGCCCGTGACATGGGCAGCCGGTACGACACGAAGCCCACCGCCATGAAGGCGAGCAGCCCCAGCAGGACGGTCGGCGACAGCCAGGCCAGGTACAGCAGGCAGCCGACGAGGATGGCGGAGTTGATGAGGATGTGGGGGATGCACAGCAGGCTGTTGCTGATGGTGTTCACGTCATCCGTCAGCACCGCGAGCAGCCGATGTCCTCCGAACTCCTCCAGCCGCCGGAGCGGGGTGGAGATGATTTGATGGGCAAGCTGCATGCGCATCTTCTGGAGCATTTCCTGCTGGAGATTGTTCAGGAAGAGCTGCGAGGCGACCCGGGCGACCAGCGCCACCAGCCCGATGCCGACGAAGCGCAGGGCCGTGGCGGCGGTGGCGGGGACGGAGCGCTCCAGCAGGGAGTTGATGAGGGAGATGAGCCCCGCGCTGGCGGCGCCGGAGAGCACGCCGCACAGGACTGGCAGCACGAGGCTGCGCTTCGAAACACGCAAGAAGAACTGGATGAGAGTCATGGGTTCCCCTTGCTCAAGCCGCACTGGACGCGGAGGAGGTGTTCCCCTCTCGCGCTCGCTCCAACAACTCCCGCAGCCGCTCCGCCACCTGCTCCACATGGGGTGGGGCGATGAGACTGAAGTGGTCTCCGGGCACCTCGTGCACCTCCACCTTCGAGGCCAGGGCGCCCCAGCCCAGGTCCTCCGCCAGGCCCTCCCGCGGCCCCTCCGCCGCGCGCAGCAGGACGAGCGGGCCCGGGTAGGGCCCGGGCAGGTACGCGTGTGAGGCGCGCAGGTTGAGGGAGAAGACCCGCCACAGCGCGCGCAGCTCGGAGAGCGCTTGCGGCGGCAGGTCCGCCCCCGCTCCCGGCGTGTCCTCCAGGAGTGCCTTCAGCTCCTCCGCGTCCACCTGCCCCAGCAGCCCGGCGGCCTCGGGGTTCAGTCCGGACAGGCGCGACAGGTGGTCGGCGAACAGGAACACCTCCCGGGCGAGGGCCTCCGCTCCCTCCAGCCTCTGCCCGTCCTCGTGGCTCCGGGCGTCGATGATGGCCAGCAGCGCCACCGTCTCTCCGCGCTGCTGGAGCTGGCGGGCCATCTCGTAGGCCACGCGTCCGCCCATGGACCAGCCGCCCAGCAGGTACGGCCCGTGGGGTTGCACCTCCTGGATGGCGTCCACGTAGCGGGTGGCCATCGCCTCCAGCGTGTCGTGCGACTCCTGCCCCGTGGGGGACTGCAGGCCGTAGAAGGGCTGCTCCGGATGCATCCGCCTCGACAGCTCGAGGTAGGCCAGCACGCCACCGCCCACCGGGTGCACGCAGAAGAAGGGCGTTCGGGGGCCCCCGCGCCGCAGCGGCACCAGGGCCGACTGCGAGGGTGCACCCGCGTCGATGCGTGCCGCCAGCGCCTCCAGGGTGGGCGCCTCGAAGAGGTCGATGACGGCCAGCTCCACGCCGAAGGTGCCGTGGACGCGCGCCACCACCTGCGTGGCCATCAGCGAGTGGCCTCCCAGGTCGAAGAAGTCATCCCGAGCGCCCACGCGCGGCACCTTCAGCAGCTCCTCCCAGATGGCGGCCAGCCGCAGCTCGGTGGCGGTGCGCGGCGCCACGTGGTCCGCGCCCTCCCGGACCCGCACGGGAGCGGGCAGCGCCTTGCGGTCCACCTTGCCGTTGGAGGTGAGCGGCAGCGCGTTGAGCACCACGAAGACGGAGGGCATCATGTACTCCGGCAGCCGCTTCTCCAGGAAGCGGGCCAGCACCGGTTCCTCCAGCGCCTGCCCCTCCCGGGCCACCGCGTACGCCACCAGCCGCTTGTCGCCCGGCTGCTCCTCGCGCGCCACCACCACGCACTCGCGCACCGAGGGGTGGGCTCCCAGGGCCGCCTCCACCTCGCCCAGCTCCACGCGGTACCCGCGAATCTTCAGCTGGTGGTCCACCCGGCCCAGGAACTCGATGCGCCCATCCTCCAGCCAGCGCACCTTGTCTCCCGAGCGGTACAGCCTCGCGCCCGGCTCCGGGCTGAAGGCGTCCGGGACGAAGCGCTCCGCCGTCAGGTCCGTCCGGCCCAGGTAGCCGCGGGCCACGCTGGCGCCGCCAATGTAGAGCTCGCCCGGCACGCCCACCGGTACCGGCTGTCCGTCCCCGTCGAGCACGTACACCCGCACGTTGCCCAGCGGCCGGCCCAGCGGCACCGACTGCGCGCCAGGCGCGCGCACCCCACGCTCCACCCGGCCGCACAACACACCCACCGTCGTCTCCGTGGGGCCGTAGTGGTTGAACACCTCGCACGTGGGCGACAGCGCATGCACCTGCTCCACCAGCGCCCAGTCCGAAATGTCTCCTCCCAGCACCAGCCGCTGGCGCGGCAGCAGCTTCTCCGCCCCCGGTGCCGACAGCAGCGCGCCCAGGTGCGTGGGGACGATCTTCAGGCCGTCCACCGCGTGCCGCGCGCCGTAGTCCCGCATCCGCCCCGGGTCCGCCGCCGTGTCCTTGTCCACCAGGTGCAGCGCGCCTCCCGAGCTCAGCGTGGGGAAGATGGCGGTGTGCCCCAGGTCCGCCGCCAGCGTGGACACCGAGGCGAAGCTGGCCTGCGGCGCCAGCTCCAGCCGGCGGGTGACGCCCTCCACGTAGCAGGCCAGGTGCCGGTGCTCGATGCACACGCCCTTGGGCTGTCCCGTACTGCCCGAGGTGTAGAGGACGTAGGCGAGGTTGCCCGGCCCCACGCGGCTGGACGGAGCCTCCTCCGGCTGCGCCTCCAGCATGCCGTCGTCCGCGTCCAGGCTGACGAGGAACCCGCCCTGCGCGGGCAGCTCGTCCATGAGCGACTCCTGGGTCACGATGAGCTGCGCCTTCGCGTCGCTCAGCACGTGCCGCATCCGCTCCCGGGCATGCGTCTGGGACGGGTCCAACGCCACGTAGGCGCCGCCCGCCTTGAGGATGCCCAGCAGGCCCACCAGCGCATGCACCGAGCGCTCGACGAACAGGCCCACCCGAGTCTCGGGCATCACCCCCAGGGCCTGCAGGTAGTGCGCGAGCTGGTTGGCCTTGCGGTCCAGCTCACCGTAGGTGAGCTGTCCGTCCGCGGCCACCACCGCCACCGCCTCCGGCACGCGCGCCGCCTGCTCCGCGAACAGCTCGTGGAAGCAGCGCGACGGGTAGGGCGCCGCCGTCTCATTCCACGCCACCAGCTGACGGTGGCGCTCCGACTCCGACAGCAGCGGCAGCGTGGAGAGCCGCTGCTCACCGCCCGTGGCCACCACCGCCTCCAGCACCCGCTGAAAGTGCAGCGCCATGCGCTCCATCGTCGGAGCGTCGAAGAGGTCCATGCTGTACATCCACGCGCAGTACAGCCCCTCGGGGGAGGGGCTCACCAGCACCGTCAGGTCCAGCTTCGCGGTGGCGGGGTCCACCGCGTCCGACTCCATCCGCAGCCCGGGCAGCTCCACCACGGAGCGGGTGGTGTTCTGCAGCACCAGCTTCACCTGGAAGAGCGGCGCGTGCGCCATGCTGCGCTCGGGGTTGAGCGCCCGCACCAGGTCCTCGAAGGGCAGGTCCTGCTGCGCGTAGGCGTCCAGCGACACCTGCCGCGCCTGCGCCAGGAGCTGGCGGAAGGTGGGGTTGCCCCCCAGGCGCAGGCGCATGACGAGCTGGTTGACGAAGAAGCCGATGAGGGACTCCGTCTCCGCGTGGTCCCGGTTGGCCACGTCCGTGCCCACCACGATGTCCGTCTGCCCGCTGTAGCGGTGCAGCAGCGCCTGGAAGGCGGCCATCAGCGTCATGAAGAGCGTGGCGCCCTCGCGCTGGGAGAGCGACTCCAGCGCTTCGGCCAGGGGCGCGGGCAGCAGCGACAGGTGGGTGGCGCCGCGGTAGGTGCGCACGGCCGGCCGGGGCCTGTCCGTGGGCAGCTCCAGCACGGAAGGGGCGTCCTCGAGCTGCTTGCGCCACCACTCCAGCCGCGCCTCCAGCACCTCGCCGCGCAGCCACTGTCGCTGCCAGATGGCGTAGTCCGCGTACTGCATGCCGAGCTCCGGCAGCGGCGAGGGCCGGTCCTGGCGGAAGGCCTCGTAGAGGGCCGCCATCTCCCGCACCAGCACGCCCATGGACCAACCATCCGAGATGATGTGGTGCATGGTGAGCAGCAACGAGTGCCGCTGCTCCTCGAGCCGCAGCACGGTGGCGCGCAGCAGCGGGCCGGTGGACAGGTTGAAGGGCCGCCGTGCCTCCTGGGTGGCCACGCGCCGCGCCTCGGCCCCGCGCTCCGACGCGGGCACGTCGCACAGGTCCACCACCGCCAGCGGCATCACGGGGGCGGGGGAGATGACCTGGACGGCTCGCCCTGCTCGGCGTGGAAGGTGGTGCGCAGCGACTCGTGGCGGCGCAACAGCTCGTCGAAGGCGCGCTGCAGCGCCCCGACGTCGAGCGCTCCCTCCAGGCGCAGCCCCGCGGGGATGTTGTAGTAGGCGGTACCGGGCTCGAGCTGGTCCAGGAACCACAGGCGCTGCTGGGCGAAGGAGAGGGGAATCGAGCCCGTCCGCTCCGCGCGCCTGGGAGCCGGGACGCGGGTGGAGGAAGCGGCGTTGCCTTGCGCGGCCTCGACCCGGGCGGCGAGCGCCTCCAGGGTGGGGGCCTCGAAGAGGGTGCGCAGGGGCAGCTCCACGCCGAAGGTGGCGCGGATGCGCGAGGCCACCTGGGTGGCCAGCAGCGAGTGGCCACCCAGCTCGAAGAAGTTGTCGTGCACGCCCACCCGCTCGACCTCCAACAGCTCCGCCCACATGGCGGCCAGGTCCGTCTCCAGGGGCGTGCGCGGGGCCACCTGGCTCGTGCTCGCGGGCTGGTGCTCCGAGCCGGGCTCCGGCAGGGCGTCGCGGTCCACCTTTCCGCTGGAGGTGAGGGGCAGGGCCTCCAGGGGGACGAAGGCCGAGGGCACCATGTACTCGGGCAGCTTCCCCTTGAGCCAGGTGCGCAGCGCGGTGGCGTCGGCCGTCTGGCCCTCGCGCACCACCCCATAGGCGACGAGCCGCTTGTTGCCGGACGCGCCCTCGCGCGCCACCACCACCGCCTCGCGCACGGCCGGGTGTCCCAGCAGCACGGCCTCCACTTCACCGGGTTCGATGCGGTAGCCACGCACCTTCACCTGGAAGTCGGCGCGGCCCAGGTACTCGATTTGGCCGTCGGCGAGCCAGCGCACCTTGTCACCGGTGCGGTAGAGGCGGGCTCCCGGCGCGCCGTCGGCGTCCGGCACGAAGCGCTCGGCGGTGAGCTCGGGGCGGCCCAGGTAGCCGCGGGCCACACCCACGCCTCCGACGCACAGCTCGCCCGCCACACCCACCGGCACCGGCCGCAGGTGCGCGTCCAGCACGGCCACCCGCACGTTGTGGAAGGGGCGGCCGATGGTGATGCGCCGCGCGTCCACCGCGTCTGTCAGCGTGGCGCAGATGGTGGTCTCCGTGGGGCCATAGGCGTTGATGAAGCGCCGGCCCGGCTGCCAGCGCGCCACCAGCTCCGGCGTGCAGGCCTCACCCGCGGACACCACCGTCTTCAGTGTCTCCAACCCTTCCGGCTCCAGCTGGGCCAGCACCGAGGGTGTGAGGGTGGCGGCGGTGATGGCCTGCTCGCGCAGCACCTTCACCAGCGGCGTGCCCGGCATCAGCTCCTCGCGGGGGGCGAGGCACAGCTCCGCTCCGGCGAGCAGGGGCGGGAAGATTTCCCACACCGAGGCGTCGAAGGCCGCGGAGAAGAACTGCAGGACACGGCTGCCGGGGCCAAGGCCCATGGCGTCAATCGTCTGCAGCGCCGTGTTGGCCAGGCCGCGGTGGTGCAGCAGGGTGCCCTTGGGGCGGCCGGTGCTGCCCGAGGTGTAGATGACGTAGGCGAGCTGGCTCTCGTCGCCCCAGGCCTCCAGGTCCTCGGTGGACTCGCGCTCCACGCGCGCCCACTGCTCGTCCAGGAGGATGAAGGCACCCCGCCGCTCCAGCAGCACCTCACGCTCCGAGTCGGTGAGCGTTACCGGGGCGAAGGCGTCCGAGGTGATGAGCTCCAGGCGGTCGGGAGGAAGGCCGGGGTCCAGGGGCAGCCAGGCGCCGCCAGCCTTGAGGGTGGCGAGCATGGCCACGATGAGCTCGGGCGAGCGCTCCAGGCAGATGGCGACGAGCACCTCGGGGCCGACGCCGAGCCGGCGCAGGTGGCGGGCGAGCTGGTTGGCGCGGGTGTTGAGCTCGCCATACGTGAGCGTCTCAGCGCCGAAGCGCAGGGCCACGGCGTCGGGGGTGCGGCGCACCTGGGCCTCGAAGAGGCGGTGCACCTGGGTGGGCCGGGGCAGCTCTCGCGGGGCCGGGCTTCCCGCCGCGAGCAGCCGCTGGCGCTCGGTCGGGGTGAGCAGCGGCAGCGCGGACAGAGGGGCTTCGGGGCGGGCGCAGATGCCCTCCAGCAGCACGCGCAGGTTGCCCACCAGCCGGGACGCGGTGCTCTCGTCGAACAGGTCGACGTTGTATTCCAGGCTGCCGAGCAGCGCCTCCGGGCTCTGCACCATGGACAGGGCCAGGTCGAACTTCGCCACGTGGCTGTCGGCCGCCAGCGGGCGCAGCGTCAGGCCCTGGGTCCCCATGGAACGGGGCTGGGGTTGGTCCAACACGAACCACACCTGGAAGAGCGGGCTGTGGCTGAGGTCCCGCTCCGGGTGGAGCTCCTCCACCAGCTTCTCGAAGGGCAGGTCCTGGTGCGTCTGGGCTTCCAGGACGGTGGTGCGCACCCGGGCCAGCAGCTCGCGGAAGGTGAGCCCGGCGGAGAGGCGCGCGCGCAGCACCAGGGTGTTGACGAAGAAGCCGATGAGGCCCTCCGCTTCGACGAAGCGGCGGCCGGCGATGGGCGAGCCGACGGCCAGGTCATCCTGGCCGGAGGTGCGGTGCAGCAGCACCTGCCAGGCGGCCAGCAGGAGCATGTACGGGGTGACGCCCTCGCGCTGGCAGAGCGCCTGGACCGACTCGGACAGCTCCCGGGGCAGCTCGAAGGAGACGCTGGCGCCGCGGAACGCCCGCGTCGGCGGACGGGGGCGGTCGGTGGGCAGCTCCAGCAGGCCCGGCATTCCCTCGAGCTGCTGCTTCCACCAGGAGAGCTGCCGCGCCAGCTCATCGCCCTGCAACCACTGGCGCTGCCAGAGGGTGTAGTCCGCGTACTGCACGGGCAGCGCGGGCAGGGGGGAGGGCTTGCCCTGGGAGAAGGCGGCGTAGAGGGCGGCCATCTCCTGCACCAGCACGTTCATGGACCAGCCATCGGAGATGATGTGGTGCATGACGAGCACCAGCACGTGCTCGGTGGCGGAGAGCCGCAGCAGCGTGGTGCGCAGCAGCGGACCCTGGGAGAGCTCGAAGGGCCGGAGCACCTCCTCCTTGAAGAGCCGGAGGGCTTCGGCCTCGCGCT contains these protein-coding regions:
- a CDS encoding acyltransferase family protein; translated protein: MAMPAATLDKTPPIQALSGLRFVMSLIVLACHYLPLIAVPPLLKTLLAQGSAAVNCFFMLSGFLLAYNYRDTLASGQLRWRDFMRMRLGRVFPVHLATLALVTPITLYLLDAYPALMARDLAMEVTQAQVAGSWLSNLLLVQVFIPHRLSHIWNGPSWSIGAELFFYLLLPFFARYVLARLNDVRSMARAAAVLFAIQVVAVIATALVIFLLSPPGKGMESRIYHVVYMSPLLRVWEFFLGCVLGTFFLHHQRQGVSPRLTAVLTQAKAHTWALVLVALVALLLALPSPRGFLAGVLQIFRWYVLYTPVCGLLILLLASRRSFVSRLLEHRWMVFMGEASYSLYMIHWLPCVLLVMYKRSGGELAAWWPYASMAGTLVAAVGLFQLVERPARKLLRPGAPAPVPGALLVGRAAE
- a CDS encoding MBL fold metallo-hydrolase translates to MSESTYRLADHTCVAPLVQSWTAWWMNVAPIPASLHVHKSQVPLLKAYLQTPDFHARAAKDQALSGGTFVGIAPERAGEVKALLQQMQEAQADRARLAEALEEFQGWLVDEAKGQSLEPLYEKLPEPLRGLVELSYDYINRPFVRVMEGALYRSAYHKPQLQSLRLLPLASDSSRPHLFTTPYLMEPGQIDWAVPFSEERVSRLFETDLSPRPLGYLRDVLGQAVTSDEQLLPLLTEAPPSRYTPWEGPGPRVRYLGHACALVEWKGITILVDPVVSAKPSGGGMPRLTFHELPPRIDYALITHSHPDHLAIDTLLRLRHRIGHLVVPRCNGFLVGDYSPKLLARSLGFQNVLELDTYESIPLPDGELIAVPFLGEHGDIGHAKSSYVVRTGKQQLLFAADSMCVDDAVYRHMRQNLGPVQTVFMNTEIEGAPHTWTLEALFPKKRDRKLEKNRRCRGSNTGEGLRILELLGSTRLYNYAMGLEPWMEHIIGPASPPEAPRMKESERLLTEARARGLTAERLHGPTELLLES
- a CDS encoding cyclic peptide export ABC transporter: MTLIQFFLRVSKRSLVLPVLCGVLSGAASAGLISLINSLLERSVPATAATALRFVGIGLVALVARVASQLFLNNLQQEMLQKMRMQLAHQIISTPLRRLEEFGGHRLLAVLTDDVNTISNSLLCIPHILINSAILVGCLLYLAWLSPTVLLGLLAFMAVGFVSYRLPMSRALKYIRASRDKQDGLYKLFEAIIHGIKELKLHPGRREAFLDKNLTGLTSELRRLNVLGFSLFSAASSWGMFLFFAFIGLMLFVLPNYGEQGGAGLLVSYTLTVLYLQQPLDALMTNIPFLSRGQVALRKVEQLSGLVEGLSESARALPAPRASFTRLELRGVTHSYHREREDSSFTLGPISLTLEKGELVFLVGGNGSGKTTLAKLVTGLYSPESGEVRLDGVPITVDNREEHRQCFSTVFSDYYLFDSLLGLAPAGLVPRARQYLERLHLNHKVQLGDDGSLSTTELSQGQRKRLALLTAWLEDRPIYVFDEWGADQDPIFKTVFYEELLPEMKRAGKTVLVISHDDRYFHVADRLLHLDSGKLRPQTEPAPAGARQLAS
- a CDS encoding thioesterase domain-containing protein, translating into MVLNALPLTSNGKVDRKALPAPVRVREGADHVAPRTATELRLAAIWEELLKVPRVGARDDFFDLGGHSLMATQVVARVHGTFGVELAVIDLFEAPTLEALAARIDAGAPSQSALVPLRRGGPRTPFFCVHPVGGGVLAYLELSRRMHPEQPFYGLQSPTGQESHDTLEAMATRYVDAIQEVQPHGPYLLGGWSMGGRVAYEMARQLQQRGETVALLAIIDARSHEDGQRLEGAEALAREVFLFADHLSRLSGLNPEAAGLLGQVDAEELKALLEDTPGAGADLPPQALSELRALWRVFSLNLRASHAYLPGPYPGPLVLLRAAEGPREGLAEDLGWGALASKVEVHEVPGDHFSLIAPPHVEQVAERLRELLERAREGNTSSASSAA